TATAGCCACATCCGGGTCTTTGAGACCATGACCAGTCAGGACACATACCACCGTCTCGCTCCCCCGGAAGAATCCCTCCTGAGCTTTTTTCAAAACTCCGGCAACCGATGCCGCCGAGGCTGGTTCGACAAAAATTCCTTCCTCTTCCGCTAACATCCCTTGTGCTCCCAGAATCTCTTCATCGGCAACCGCATCGATGAGCCCACCTGATTCCTCCTTGGCAGCTATGGCACCTTTCCAGCTGGCAGGGTTTCCGATACGAATGGCCGTGGCTACTGTATGGGGGTTTTCTACTGGTTTACCCAGAACCAAAGGGCAAGCACCAGCCGCTTGAAAGCCAAGCATTCTCGGTAACACTGAAGTTTTTTTCAGCTCAAAAAGTTCCCTAAAACCTCTCCAGTACGCGGTAATGTTTCCCGCATTCCCCACCGGAAGAGCCAGAAAATCGGGTACTTTCCCTAACCACTCCACAACCTCAAACGAAGCGGTTTTTTGTCCCTCAATACGGTGCGGATTCAGCGAGTTGACCAGAGCCACCGGATAGTGGGAAGTAATGAAACGCACCACCTGAAGGGCCTGGTCAAAGTTTCCCTGCACCGCCAGGACCCTTGCCCCGTGCATTAAGGCTTGAGAAAGCTTCCCCNNNNNNNNNNGGTGTGCCGGTCGCCTACGAAGTGGCGCAAGCGCTCGCTGCGCCGCTCGATGTGTTGCTGGTGCGCAAGTTGGGGGTGCCCGGCCAGCCCGAGTTGGCAATGGGTGCTATTGCCGAACAGAGCAATTTTTCCCTGAGGGATGAGTACGACACAGGATAATCCTGCTCTTTTAGCATAGGCGGCTGCCGAGGCGGAAGTATTTCCGGTTGAAGCACACATGACCACCTCTTTCCCTTCCTCCTTGGCCTTAGCGATCGCCACCACCATTCCCCGATCCTTAAATGAACCGGTAGGATTCATCCCCTCAAATTTAAAAAACAACCTTCCCACTCCAACCTTCTTAAAGAGGCTTGAAGACGAAATCAGAGGGGTGTTCCCCTCCTGAAGGGTAATGAGGGGTGTTTTTTCAGTGAGAGGGAGATATTCAGCAAAGTACTCTAAAATCCCCGGCCAACGCAATCTTTACGGCCCCCTTTTCTCTTGATTTTTAATTCTTCATAGCATACCATAAAATGAAATGATGGAAAAGCATGTACTATTTTTGAGTAATGGATATGGCGAAGATTCTTTCCTGCAACTCATCGCCACCGCTTTTATTGAGGAAGCAAAACGTCAGAAAATCCCGGTCCGTCTCAGTTTTATGCCACTTGTGGGAGAAGGAAAACTCCTGCAAGACCTCTGCAGACAACACCCCCAACAATGTTCCCTTCTCAAAAGTTTTTTGCCCCTGCCCTATGGGGGTGTGTACCTCGGAAACGTCTTTCAGCGACTCGGTCGACTGATCTTCGATGTTCTAAGCGGTGGAGCGAAAAATACGCTCCAATCAATATACCACCTGGCACGGATCAGAAGAACGGTGGACATGGTAGTAGTCATTGGAGACGTTTTTCTACTCCTTCTGAGTTTCATATCCTTAAGGAAGAAAGCCTACCTTTTCGCCTGCGCCCATACCGCACTCCTCCATACCAAAGGAAAACCGTATGAACGTCTCGGAAAATTCAACGCCCATCTGCTCCATCACCTGGTTCAAAAAATCTATACTCGTGACCACCCCACCGCGCTGTGGCTTCAAAGTCTGGGAATTAACGCCTGTTACCTTGGATTCGTAGGACCACTCCTCCCCAAGAAAAATCCCAAGAGTCAGACTATCCTTTTCCTTCCCGGACATCGCGGTGATTGGAAAGAAAATTTTCGGTTCCTGGTTACCACCATCCTCCATACCCGCAGTCTTTTCCCTCCCTACCTCCCGCATTTTGTTTTTCCACCCGAACCATCAACTCTAGAAATCGAAAGTTTGGTTCGAGAAATCGGAGCAATTCCTTCAACCTCTTCTTTCTCCCTTGAAGGTCTCTCGGTTACCTGGAGTCAAGGAGATTACTTCACGCGCCTTGGTGACACCGCTCTTGTGGTTGGATTTGCCGGAACTGCATTAGAGCATGCAGCCCACTTGGGAATACCATGCCTTGAGCCCTACGCCACACGGGCGATTCAGGTCAACCGGTATTTTTTAGAGAAACGGCAAAAACTCCTCTTGCGCGAAGCATTGATTCAGGGAGAGAATACCCCAGAGAAAACCGCATCCATCTTGAAGGAAACAATTACCAACCTACCCCAAATGCAGAAAAAAGCCGAAGACTTCAGTAAAAGGATATGGCAGAACCAAAGAAATGGAGCGCTTTACATCGCCCAAGACTTGCTCAGCATTCTTTGCACTCTCCCTCCACTCCAAGATATAGAACCTGTGCGGGTCGACTCTGGTAACGGTATACGGTAATACCCTTGCACTGCAATTCATAAGCCAAAAGGTACACCGCGAGCACTTCTTGGGGAGTCGATTCTGCTGAGAGATTCACCGTTTTTGAAACTGCGTTATCAACATACTTTTGGAAAGCAGCCTGCATCCGAACATGGAATTCGGGAGGAATTTCCAAAGCGGTGAAAAACCGGGCGTGAAATTCCGGTGGAATTCCCTCGATTCCTTCCATGTTCCCTTTCTCAAGAATGTGACGCTGCAAAGTTTCTGAAATTCCGTAATGAGAAAACATTTCCTCTAAAAGAGGGTGCACCTCCACAATCTCCGTTTGCTCCAGAACGTAACGACGAAAAGCCAGAGCAAAAAGCGGTTCAATGCCACTTGAGCAGGAAGCAATCAAACTGATAGAACCGGTTGGAGCAATGGAAAGCAGAGTCGCATTACGAAGTCGAAGACCCCTTTTCGCCCAAATACTATCGGGATACCTGGGGAAGGTACCCCGCTTTTCAGCCAGTCTCATCGAAGCCAGCCGAGCCTGCAAAGCAATAAACTGGATAACCTCTTGAGCAACCTTCAAAGCACCCTCGCTGTAATAGGGAATCCCCAGCTGGATGAGCATATCAGCAAAACCCATAACTCCAAGGCCAATCTTTCGATTCCCTTTAACCATTTCCTCTACCAGAGACAAAGGATAATGGTTTGCGTCAATCACGTTATCCAAAAAATGGACAGCCTTCCATACCGTATCCTTCAATCGTTCATAATCAATCCGTCCCTCTTTCACCATCCGGGAAAGATTGAGAGAACCCAGGTTACAGGATTCATACGGTAGCAACGGTACTTCCCCACAGGGATTGGTTGCTTCAATCCTTCCCAGAGACGGTGTGGGATTATCACAGTTAATCCGATCCAGGAAAATCATTCCTGGTTCCCCACTCCTCCAGGCACTTTCCGCAATTCGTTCAAAAAGGGCACGAGCATTGATTTTCCTAACTACCTGTCCATTGCGGGGATTAACCAGTTCAAGCATATCGCCCTTTTTCACTTTTTCCATTTCTTCCTGTGTCACTGCCACCGAAAGGTTAAAGTTCTCCAAAAATTCGGATCGCTCCTTTGCTCGAATGAATTCTTCAATATCAGGGTGATTCAAACGCAAAATACCCATATTGGCACCGCGCCTTTTTCCTCCCTGCTTCACCACCTCAGTTGCCGTATCAAAAATCCTCATAAACGAAACCGGTCCAGAAGCCCGTCCGCCAGTACTTTGAACTAGATCCCCCTTGGGACGTAAATGAGAAAAGTTAAACCCGGTTCCACCTCCTGATTTATGGATCAGAGCCATTTCCTTTAAAGTATCAAAAATCGAGTCAATGGAATCCTCAATGGGCAATACAAAACAAGCAGAAAGCTGTCCAAGAGGAGTTCCAGCATTCATGAGTGTGGGGGAATTTGGCAAAAAAAGCAGCCCGCAAAGCAGAGTATAAAATTCTTCAAAGGTCTGGTCTTCTTCCCCACCGTAATTCTTTTCCACTGCCGCAATGGCTTGCGCCACACGCTGCATCATTTCTTTTGGTGTTTCCACCACTTCTCCTTCTTCATTCTTGAGGAGATAACGCTCCTGCAAAATTCGCACTGCATTGAGGGACAACTTCAAATCGTCCCGAACACCAAAAAGTTGCCATTTGGCCTCGCGAAGATTTCTCCGTTTTTCCCGATACAGGATATACGCTCGCGCCACATCTGAAAGTCCTTCCGCCATGAGCACGTCTTCCACTCCATCTTGAATCGTTTCCACACTGGGCAAAATGCCGGTTACCCGCTGGGCCAGAACATCAATGACCTTTTCAGTCAGCCGCTCGGCGAGTGCTTGATCTTTTTTCCCACAAGCAGAAAGCGCTTTGAAGATAGCATTGGTGATTTTAGAAGGAGAAAACTCCTCTACTTTTCCATCTCGTTTCAGGACTTTCTCAAATCTCATCGGTACACTTCCTTTACCCAGTCAAAGAACTCTTCGGGCTTTGCAAAAAACCGGTAAGCTCTGACCTCGGGGGCCCTCTCACGATGAAACGAATCCCATAAAACCATCACAAAGGGAACTTGAGCACCTGCTGCAGCCTGTGCATCAAGAGGTGAATCACCCACATACACTGCTTCCTCTGGTTGCATACCAAAAAAGGAGAGAATTTGCCAAACCCCTTCCGGGGAAGGTTTGGCATGTTCAACTTCGTCTCCACAGAGAACAAAATCGAAGAGCCTTCCAAGATTGAGTTTCTCCAGGGTCATCATCGCACTTTTCCGACCTTTAGAGGTAAAAAGGGCTTGTTTCACACCCTTCTTTCGCAAAAACAGAATGGCCTCCACCACCGGCGCAAAGACTTCCACCAGTTCCTGATGTTTTTTCTCATAGAAGGCGTAAAATTCCTGCAACGCTTCTTCTTTCTTTTCATTCCCCACTATTTTTGCAATCACCTGGTCTTCGGGAGGTCCATAGAGGCTCACGATTTCAGCCGGACTCATTGCACGACCAGTGTATTTTTCCGCCACCCAAGAAAAGGCTCCCCACAGAAGCGGGGAAGTACCCACCAACGTGTTATCCAGATCCCAGATAAAAAGTTTAAACATCAAAATAACTCCCTTACGATTTCTCGCATATTATGGAGCAAGGCTTCCATCTGCTCATCGGTACCAACGGTGATTCGCAAACAGCTGGGCCATTCTCCGAAATATCGCACCAGAATCTTTCTTTTTTTGAGCGCTTCGTAGAGAAAACGTAGGTCGTATCCCTCTCTTCGAATCAGGATGAAATTCGCCTGAGACGGGTACACGTAAAATCCCATCTCCTCCATCTTTCTGGTAAACCAGGAACGAGTACGCCTGATTCGCTCCACATTTTCCATGGCATACGCAATCTCTTCCAGAGCAACCTCGGCCCCGACCTGAGAAAGAGTGCTCACGTTGTAGGAATCCTTAGCTTTCAAAATTTCCCGCAGTGTCTCGGGATGTGCGAAAAGAAAACCAATGCGTAAACCGGCCAGAGAAAAAGATTTAGAAAGTGTCCGCGCTACAAGCAGATTCGAAAACCGAGGAAGCAGAGAAAGAACGCTCTCCGGAGCAAAATCCACATAAGCTTCGTCCACCAGCACCGGACATGAAGACATACGCAGGAGCTCCTCGATCTCCTCTTTGGGAATGTATGTCCCGGTGGGAGAATTTGGATTACAGAGCACCTTCAGATTCGCCTTTACAGTGATAAGCTCTCCAGGGAGAGAAAAATCCTCTGGAAATGGGATTTCTCGAGGCTCAGCTTCTTGAAGGAGCACCAGAGTTCTATAAAGCGTATACGTAGGGAAAGGATAGGCTACCACATCTCCCTTTCCAGCAAAAACTCGCAATACTATGTTCAGGAGCTCGTCTGAACCATTCCCCACCATCACCCATTCTCTGGGAAACCCATAGATTTTCTCAATTTGCTCTCGTACCCGGTCACTGAGAGGTTGCGGATAGAGTGCAAGAGAAGCATGGGAGAGGAACTCAATAAGCCTTTCCACAATCTTGGGAGAGGGAGGGTACGGATTTTCATTGGTGTTGAGTTTAATATATCCCTCCTCTTGGGGTTGTTCTCCCGGCACATATCCTTCCATCTTCCGAACGGCTTCACGAACAAAATTCACTGCTTTCCTCCTTTCCCCATCTTTTTCAGTATCTGGGTATCTCGTCCAGTCGGATCGTATAACGTGTATACTCCAAGGAGATTGCGAAAATCACCTTTAAAATCCAGACCATATCCAACCACATAAACGTCCGGAATCTCAAAGCAAAAGTAGTGAATTTCCACCTCGACAATGCGTCGACTCGGACAGTTCAAAAAGCTACATACTTTGATACTCCTAGGAAACCTTTTCTCTAATTGGCGCTTCAGAAAATTCAAGGTCAATCCCGTATCCACAATATCTTCAATAATCAAAACATCTCTCCCCAAAAGGGGTGTATCCGCATCCTTTTCAATTTCCACCCGCTGTAAACCAGGTTTAAAGGGAGAAAGGGCCATAAAATCGATGTCAAATGGCACTGAGAGTGTTCGGCTGAGATCCACCGCAAAATACACTGCCCCCCGTAATATCACGATCAGTAAGGGTCTCCGGCCTTCATAATCGCGGCTGATTTCTACACCAACCTCCTGTACCCGTTTTGTGACTTCCTCTCGGCTAAAAACGAGGTTTCCCAAACGAGTTGGTTCAGTCATTTACTCCCTCCAAATTTGCGCACAATGTGCTGGTAGTCTCGAGCATAGATGAGTTTTATCTTCACCTCGGGATAAAGTTCCTTGAGCCGACGCACCTTTTTATTTTTCTTCCAGGTTAACTTTTGTTTTTGAGTCGTCAATTCGATAAAAAGATCAAAATCAGGCAGGTAAAAATCGGGAGCGAACGCCTCGGTCACATTGCCTTCGCTGTCCCAGGCTAAAGGAAAAGTCCTCGGTTCGTAAAGCCAACGGATGTTATAAAAGTTGAGAAGCCGGGCAAATTCTTCCTCCGAAGGATGGGAAAATACCACTGTTTCTTTGATGAAATTTTTCTCTTCAAAGAGCGACTTTTGTTTTCCAGAGATGAACAATCTATCAGCCACTTTTTTCATCGCTTCCATTATCAGATTACAGGCTTCTTCTACCCGGTACGAACCAGTATTGAGCACCAAGTGGTAATAAAGAGGATTCCTCCAATCAATCCCAAAATGGCGCAACAAAAACCTCTCTCTCTGTAGATCCTGTTCAGCAAGAATACGCGCCGCAGTGACTTCGTCCTGATGGTATTTTTCCATAATCCTTCGGAGACGAATCTCCGTTGGGGCCACAATCAAAAGATGGAAGGCCGAATCAAGACCTTCGAGAACTCTCTGTCCTCCTCTTCCCAAAAGCACAAAAGCCCGTTTTTCGGCTCGCTCCTGAAGAAATGAGCGCACCGTGGTCATCCATTCCTTTTGCATCTGGTCATCAAGAGGTGGTTCGGCCGGAAAGCCAGGCTTCCAATCTTCTAAAACTGAAACCCATTTTTCTCGGTCAATCATCTCGAAACCCAGTTTTTTGGAAAGCTTCAGGGCAATTTCATCCCCCAAGCTCTCTACTTCTCGTGAAACCGTGACAATCGAAAAGTTTCCCACTTTATTTTCACCAGCTTTTATTATACTATTAAAAAAGCGTGAAGAATTGCTCACCGCAAAGGGGGTATCCCAACAAAATGAAAAAAAGTCACCAGATTTTTTTTGTAGCCTTCCTCTGGATACTCATCATCACTCATCAAACCAACGCTTCAGAGAAGCTCCTTTTTTTGGATTATACCCAGAACGAATCCATCCTCTCCCTCAAAGAATTCTTCGCCCATGAAGCAAACCTCATCGTGGTTGTCCCCCCTGAACCTCTCCCTCCCCAAGAAGAAATTACGAAACCCGTCTCCTTAGAAAAATTAGCCTCACTCGCCAATCTCTTTTTTGTGGCTTACGAAAAGGATTCTTTGCTCTTTGTAGAACTAATTGATCTCCATTTTAGGCAAGAAATTTTATCTATGGTACGCAAGAAAGAAGAAGGAAAAACAATGGAAGCAACGTTAAAAGAGAAGATGCGAAAAATTCTGGCTCTTGAACCGGAGATCAAAATTATTTTTCCCCGTGAAACGAATGGTCAGTTCCTGCTTCTGGCTATTGACCCGCAGGGAAAAAGAGAGGTACTGCTCACTTCCTTCCTCTTTGGACCAGCGGAGGGCCTCACCATGAGTCCCGATGGTCAGTTCCTCGCCTTTGTAGCGAACCAGGGTCATAAAAAAGCCATCTACCTCTTTGCGATGCAGGAGCGCGCATTTCAGTGCCTCAGCCCCTGGGAATGGAGCGATGCTTCTCCCTCGTTTTCCGAGAGAGACCGGAAAATTGTTTTCGTCTCCGAGCGCAACACAAAAAGGGGGTTCTTTACCATGAATCTGGATGGCTCCAATCAACGTCTCCTCTTTGAAAAGGAAAATCCAGTCGATGCCCCATCATTTTCCAGAGATGGTCAGCGATTCATCTACTGCGAACTCACCGGGGGGAAGTGGCAACTCAAGATAAAGAATCTTCTTTCCCAGACCGAAGAAACTCTTGATTTCCCTGGTAATGTTTTTCAACCAACCTTTATGTTCAATGGACAAAATATTGTTTTTGTTGGCGAGATCAATGGAATGTATGACCTTTACCTTTACAGCGTATTCGAAAGAAACATCACCCGACTGACGGTGGACAACTTTCCCAAAGCTCATCCCGCTCCTTCCCCGGACGGGCGATGGATAACTTTCAGAGGCCAGAAAGAAGGTAACAATTGGGACATCTTTGTGTTGGACCTCTACAAAAGGAACCTCATCTACCGCCTCACTTCTTCCTTGGCCCAAGAGGGAGATCCGGTATTCACACCCTATCCGATTTATTAAAAGGAGGTAACACTCATGAAAAAGGTACAATGGTT
The genomic region above belongs to Atribacterota bacterium and contains:
- the hpt gene encoding hypoxanthine phosphoribosyltransferase, which translates into the protein MTEPTRLGNLVFSREEVTKRVQEVGVEISRDYEGRRPLLIVILRGAVYFAVDLSRTLSVPFDIDFMALSPFKPGLQRVEIEKDADTPLLGRDVLIIEDIVDTGLTLNFLKRQLEKRFPRSIKVCSFLNCPSRRIVEVEIHYFCFEIPDVYVVGYGLDFKGDFRNLLGVYTLYDPTGRDTQILKKMGKGGKQ
- the thrC gene encoding threonine synthase, producing the protein GKLSQALMHGARVLAVQGNFDQALQVVRFITSHYPVALVNSLNPHRIEGQKTASFEVVEWLGKVPDFLALPVGNAGNITAYWRGFRELFELKKTSVLPRMLGFQAAGACPLVLGKPVENPHTVATAIRIGNPASWKGAIAAKEESGGLIDAVADEEILGAQGMLAEEEGIFVEPASAASVAGVLKKAQEGFFRGSETVVCVLTGHGLKDPDVAIKQCEGRIEEVGASVEEVVRVLGF
- a CDS encoding pyridoxal-phosphate dependent enzyme translates to MRWPGILEYFAEYLPLTEKTPLITLQEGNTPLISSSSLFKKVGVGRLFFKFEGMNPTGSFKDRGMVVAIAKAKEEGKEVVMCASTGNTSASAAAYAKRAGLSCVVLIPQGKIALFGNSTHCQLGLAGHPQLAHQQHIERRSERLRHFVGDRHT
- a CDS encoding HAD family hydrolase, which gives rise to MFKLFIWDLDNTLVGTSPLLWGAFSWVAEKYTGRAMSPAEIVSLYGPPEDQVIAKIVGNEKKEEALQEFYAFYEKKHQELVEVFAPVVEAILFLRKKGVKQALFTSKGRKSAMMTLEKLNLGRLFDFVLCGDEVEHAKPSPEGVWQILSFFGMQPEEAVYVGDSPLDAQAAAGAQVPFVMVLWDSFHRERAPEVRAYRFFAKPEEFFDWVKEVYR
- a CDS encoding adenosylcobalamin-dependent ribonucleoside-diphosphate reductase gives rise to the protein MRFEKVLKRDGKVEEFSPSKITNAIFKALSACGKKDQALAERLTEKVIDVLAQRVTGILPSVETIQDGVEDVLMAEGLSDVARAYILYREKRRNLREAKWQLFGVRDDLKLSLNAVRILQERYLLKNEEGEVVETPKEMMQRVAQAIAAVEKNYGGEEDQTFEEFYTLLCGLLFLPNSPTLMNAGTPLGQLSACFVLPIEDSIDSIFDTLKEMALIHKSGGGTGFNFSHLRPKGDLVQSTGGRASGPVSFMRIFDTATEVVKQGGKRRGANMGILRLNHPDIEEFIRAKERSEFLENFNLSVAVTQEEMEKVKKGDMLELVNPRNGQVVRKINARALFERIAESAWRSGEPGMIFLDRINCDNPTPSLGRIEATNPCGEVPLLPYESCNLGSLNLSRMVKEGRIDYERLKDTVWKAVHFLDNVIDANHYPLSLVEEMVKGNRKIGLGVMGFADMLIQLGIPYYSEGALKVAQEVIQFIALQARLASMRLAEKRGTFPRYPDSIWAKRGLRLRNATLLSIAPTGSISLIASCSSGIEPLFALAFRRYVLEQTEIVEVHPLLEEMFSHYGISETLQRHILEKGNMEGIEGIPPEFHARFFTALEIPPEFHVRMQAAFQKYVDNAVSKTVNLSAESTPQEVLAVYLLAYELQCKGITVYRYQSRPAQVLYLGVEGECKEC
- a CDS encoding cytidylate kinase family protein, whose amino-acid sequence is MGNFSIVTVSREVESLGDEIALKLSKKLGFEMIDREKWVSVLEDWKPGFPAEPPLDDQMQKEWMTTVRSFLQERAEKRAFVLLGRGGQRVLEGLDSAFHLLIVAPTEIRLRRIMEKYHQDEVTAARILAEQDLQRERFLLRHFGIDWRNPLYYHLVLNTGSYRVEEACNLIMEAMKKVADRLFISGKQKSLFEEKNFIKETVVFSHPSEEEFARLLNFYNIRWLYEPRTFPLAWDSEGNVTEAFAPDFYLPDFDLFIELTTQKQKLTWKKNKKVRRLKELYPEVKIKLIYARDYQHIVRKFGGSK
- the hisC gene encoding histidinol-phosphate transaminase, which encodes MNFVREAVRKMEGYVPGEQPQEEGYIKLNTNENPYPPSPKIVERLIEFLSHASLALYPQPLSDRVREQIEKIYGFPREWVMVGNGSDELLNIVLRVFAGKGDVVAYPFPTYTLYRTLVLLQEAEPREIPFPEDFSLPGELITVKANLKVLCNPNSPTGTYIPKEEIEELLRMSSCPVLVDEAYVDFAPESVLSLLPRFSNLLVARTLSKSFSLAGLRIGFLFAHPETLREILKAKDSYNVSTLSQVGAEVALEEIAYAMENVERIRRTRSWFTRKMEEMGFYVYPSQANFILIRREGYDLRFLYEALKKRKILVRYFGEWPSCLRITVGTDEQMEALLHNMREIVRELF